A single region of the Pontibacter kalidii genome encodes:
- a CDS encoding NAD(P)-dependent oxidoreductase, whose protein sequence is MPTKRYTSTVLIIDEIHPSIFPMLESIGVEANYRPDIKPEEVREALQGFEGLVVRSKMRITAQTLELAVKLKYVARAGAGVDNIDQQALQERGISLLAANEGNSQAVGEFAVGILVSLLRNISRSHSQVQQKVWLREENRGEEIFGKTVGIIGFGNMGQSFARTLAGFGCRLLAYDRFAPEKISGPVARVSLEEIQAEADIVSLHIPFIPENLSFADDAFFRGFRKPVWFLNTSRGDVVDQQALVHHLKSGSIKGAALDVLENEKLQALTEQQQQDFDYLASAPNVILTPHIAGWTHESYVKINEVLVQKVQQLLLG, encoded by the coding sequence GTGCCAACGAAACGCTACACTTCCACCGTACTTATTATCGACGAAATCCACCCGAGCATTTTTCCGATGCTGGAAAGTATAGGCGTGGAGGCCAATTACCGACCCGATATTAAGCCGGAGGAGGTGCGGGAGGCGCTGCAGGGCTTTGAGGGGCTGGTGGTGCGGAGCAAAATGCGCATCACGGCACAGACGCTGGAACTGGCTGTTAAGCTAAAATACGTGGCAAGGGCAGGGGCTGGCGTGGACAACATAGACCAGCAGGCGCTGCAGGAGCGGGGAATTTCCCTACTTGCCGCCAACGAGGGCAACAGCCAGGCCGTGGGCGAGTTTGCAGTGGGTATACTTGTGTCGCTGCTGCGCAATATCTCGCGCAGCCACAGCCAGGTGCAGCAGAAAGTGTGGCTGCGCGAAGAAAACCGCGGCGAGGAGATCTTCGGTAAAACGGTGGGCATCATCGGGTTTGGGAATATGGGGCAAAGTTTCGCGCGCACGCTCGCTGGCTTCGGTTGCCGCCTGCTGGCCTACGACCGCTTCGCCCCCGAAAAGATCAGCGGGCCGGTGGCGCGCGTGTCGCTGGAGGAGATTCAGGCGGAGGCCGATATCGTGAGCCTGCACATTCCGTTCATACCCGAAAACCTGTCTTTTGCCGACGATGCCTTCTTCCGTGGGTTTAGGAAACCGGTCTGGTTTCTGAACACCTCTCGCGGCGATGTAGTGGACCAGCAGGCGCTGGTGCACCACCTCAAGTCCGGAAGTATAAAAGGGGCAGCCCTGGATGTGCTGGAAAACGAGAAACTGCAGGCACTTACGGAGCAACAGCAGCAGGATTTTGACTACCTGGCCTCCGCGCCGAATGTTATTCTGACCCCACACATTGCCGGCTGGACGCACGAATCCTACGTAAAAATAAATGAGGTGTTGGTGCAGAAAGTGCAGCAACTGCTGCTGGGGTAG
- a CDS encoding helix-turn-helix domain-containing protein, with the protein MTNNEFDILDELYFVTSFPDLKSTLSLTDSELCAALQVLIQKGYVKIFYPDPDTEHAYDEATFGRHCRDYFFLATKAGLVVHNSI; encoded by the coding sequence ATGACCAACAACGAGTTTGACATTCTGGACGAGCTATACTTCGTTACTTCTTTCCCTGACCTGAAGAGTACTCTTTCTTTAACAGATTCAGAGCTTTGCGCTGCTTTACAGGTACTTATCCAGAAAGGGTACGTCAAGATCTTTTATCCTGACCCGGACACTGAGCATGCGTACGACGAGGCCACCTTCGGCAGGCATTGCCGGGACTACTTTTTCCTGGCCACCAAGGCTGGGCTGGTCGTGCATAACTCTATCTGA
- a CDS encoding lysylphosphatidylglycerol synthase domain-containing protein produces the protein MNIKPHKKFLLVLAKVLVVGLTLFLLYQAIFTAPDTFLSWGGMLSKALQSPLRFLVILTAILIPINWGFEARKWQLLGQKLEPISYWRAYRAVMVGLTLGFITPNRLGDYAGRVLELKSRQRLEAIGAIFIGRFCQLVATVLAGSVGLFYFILAFGWQQYPGVSLSVFTLLLGLSAAMLLLLYNARAMVAVVAAIRPLRKFVPYLSVMGSYTSGEMSRLLWLSLGRYAVFLVQFILLLLLFEVRLSPLQYVSGVSGTFFLKSVVPSVSLISDLGVRELSAMYLFGLLGQERLQVLSASLSLWLLNIAVPSVVGLYFVLRMRLARKGVVA, from the coding sequence TTGAACATCAAGCCGCATAAAAAATTCCTTTTGGTACTGGCAAAGGTGCTGGTGGTGGGGCTAACGCTGTTCCTGCTCTACCAGGCTATCTTTACGGCGCCCGATACATTCCTGAGCTGGGGCGGGATGTTGAGCAAAGCGCTGCAGAGCCCGCTGCGCTTCCTGGTTATACTGACAGCTATCCTCATCCCCATAAATTGGGGCTTTGAGGCGCGAAAGTGGCAGTTGCTGGGGCAAAAACTGGAACCCATCTCGTACTGGCGCGCCTATCGCGCCGTGATGGTAGGGCTCACGCTGGGTTTCATCACCCCCAACCGCCTCGGCGATTATGCCGGCCGGGTGCTGGAGCTGAAGAGCCGGCAGCGGCTGGAGGCGATCGGGGCCATCTTCATCGGCAGGTTCTGTCAACTGGTGGCCACGGTGCTGGCCGGTTCGGTGGGGCTGTTCTACTTTATACTTGCCTTTGGCTGGCAGCAGTACCCGGGCGTGTCGCTGAGCGTTTTTACATTGCTGCTAGGGCTGAGTGCCGCCATGTTGCTGCTGCTCTATAACGCCAGGGCCATGGTGGCCGTGGTGGCTGCCATCCGGCCGCTGCGCAAGTTCGTACCATACCTATCAGTTATGGGAAGTTATACTTCCGGAGAGATGTCGCGGCTGCTCTGGCTCTCGCTGGGGCGCTATGCAGTGTTCCTGGTGCAGTTCATACTGCTGCTCCTGCTTTTTGAGGTGCGCCTTAGCCCGCTGCAGTACGTGAGCGGCGTGTCGGGCACGTTCTTCCTCAAATCGGTGGTGCCCTCGGTTAGCCTTATCTCTGATTTGGGGGTGCGGGAGCTGTCGGCCATGTACCTGTTCGGGCTGTTGGGGCAAGAGCGCCTGCAGGTGCTCAGCGCCAGCCTCAGCCTGTGGCTGCTCAACATTGCAGTGCCTAGCGTGGTAGGTTTATACTTTGTGCTGCGGATGCGTTTGGCGCGGAAAGGAGTGGTGGCATGA
- a CDS encoding leucyl aminopeptidase family protein, with translation MPTQLKYDTSFAKNTNLALIVEGGEVAQLPELQPEEQQYVQQQAEQEAKLISLNRYTHRVYVVVAPEAKTESLRKEAIRQAGHTLLKQLRSDKAEHITLQDKTGTGASLYLAEGIYLSNYTYIKHKTKDTKPGPLQSITLADAQVTEQQVQELAHVLEAVVQTRDLVNEPHSHQSATQFSEQLVELGEEAGFKTEVLDELQLQSLKMGGLLAVNQGSEEPATFTIMEWKPQNAKNTKPYVLVGKGVVYDTGGLSLKPTPNSMDFMKSDMAGAAAVAGILYAVAKNKLPLHVIGLVPATDNRPGGQAVAPGDVITMFNGMTVEVMNTDAEGRLILADALSFAKKYNPELVLDFATLTGSAMRAIGKEASVAMGTASEETMNALKKAGEEVHERLVEFPLWDEYKKQIESDVADLKNLGGADAGAITAGKFLEVFTSYTWVHFDIAGTAYLQSEDSYRGKMGTGTCVRLVYNYLSALAR, from the coding sequence ATGCCAACACAACTTAAATACGATACAAGCTTCGCGAAAAACACCAACCTGGCCCTGATTGTGGAGGGTGGTGAGGTGGCGCAGCTGCCCGAACTGCAGCCCGAGGAGCAACAGTATGTGCAGCAACAGGCAGAGCAGGAAGCAAAACTCATCTCCCTGAACCGCTATACGCACCGCGTGTACGTGGTGGTGGCACCCGAGGCAAAAACGGAGAGCCTACGCAAGGAAGCCATCCGCCAGGCCGGCCACACGTTGTTAAAGCAGTTAAGATCGGATAAGGCAGAGCATATCACCTTACAGGATAAAACCGGAACCGGAGCCAGCCTATACCTGGCCGAGGGCATTTACCTGAGCAACTACACTTATATTAAGCATAAAACCAAAGACACCAAACCTGGCCCGCTGCAAAGTATAACGCTGGCCGATGCGCAGGTAACGGAGCAGCAGGTGCAGGAGCTGGCCCATGTGCTGGAGGCTGTAGTGCAGACCCGCGACCTGGTGAACGAACCGCACAGCCACCAGTCGGCCACGCAGTTTAGCGAGCAGTTGGTGGAGTTGGGAGAAGAAGCCGGCTTTAAGACCGAGGTGCTCGACGAGTTGCAGCTACAGTCGCTGAAGATGGGTGGCCTGTTGGCCGTAAACCAGGGCAGCGAGGAGCCTGCTACCTTTACTATTATGGAGTGGAAGCCGCAAAACGCCAAAAACACAAAGCCTTACGTGCTGGTGGGCAAAGGCGTGGTGTACGATACCGGCGGCCTGAGCCTGAAGCCAACTCCGAACTCCATGGACTTTATGAAATCCGACATGGCCGGAGCCGCCGCTGTAGCCGGTATACTTTACGCGGTGGCTAAAAACAAGCTGCCCCTGCACGTGATCGGCCTGGTGCCCGCCACCGACAACCGCCCCGGCGGACAGGCTGTGGCCCCCGGCGATGTGATCACGATGTTCAACGGCATGACCGTGGAGGTGATGAACACCGACGCCGAAGGGCGGCTTATATTGGCCGATGCCCTGAGCTTTGCCAAAAAGTATAACCCGGAGCTGGTGCTTGATTTCGCGACGCTGACTGGCTCGGCTATGCGTGCTATCGGCAAGGAGGCTTCTGTGGCCATGGGCACGGCGAGCGAAGAGACAATGAACGCGCTGAAAAAAGCCGGTGAAGAGGTACATGAGCGCCTGGTGGAGTTTCCGCTGTGGGACGAGTATAAAAAGCAGATCGAGTCGGACGTGGCCGACCTGAAGAACCTGGGCGGGGCTGATGCCGGGGCCATTACGGCGGGCAAGTTCCTGGAAGTTTTCACCAGCTATACTTGGGTGCACTTCGACATTGCCGGCACGGCTTACCTGCAGAGCGAGGATTCCTACCGCGGCAAAATGGGCACAGGCACCTGCGTGCGCCTTGTTTATAACTACCTTAGCGCTTTGGCACGATAA
- the greA gene encoding transcription elongation factor GreA has translation MSKINYYTAEGLQKLKDELAELKTKGRSEVARQLAEARDKGDLSENAEYDAAKDAQGHLELKIAKMEEIVGNARLIDESNLDASKALILSKVKIKNLKNNMVVNYTLVAEEEADLAAGKISVKSPIGKGLLGKSVGDVAEITVPAGKIKFEILEISR, from the coding sequence ATGAGCAAGATCAATTATTACACTGCTGAAGGGCTGCAAAAGCTGAAAGACGAGTTAGCAGAGCTCAAGACAAAAGGCCGCTCCGAGGTGGCCCGTCAACTGGCCGAGGCACGCGATAAGGGTGACCTGAGCGAGAACGCGGAATATGATGCAGCCAAAGACGCCCAGGGGCACCTGGAGCTGAAGATCGCCAAAATGGAGGAGATCGTGGGCAACGCACGCCTCATCGACGAATCAAACCTGGATGCTAGCAAGGCGCTGATCCTCTCTAAGGTGAAGATCAAGAACCTGAAGAACAACATGGTCGTTAATTATACTTTGGTAGCCGAGGAGGAGGCCGACCTGGCAGCAGGAAAGATCTCCGTAAAGTCGCCGATCGGCAAGGGCCTGCTGGGCAAATCCGTAGGCGATGTAGCCGAGATCACGGTGCCAGCCGGAAAAATCAAGTTTGAAATATTAGAAATAAGCCGCTAA
- a CDS encoding HIT family protein, which yields MEASIFTKIVNGEIPAYKVAEDDRYLAFLDVFPTAKGHTLVIPKQQIDYIFDLDDELYLGLMAFAKKVAAAVEKVVPCKRIGVAVVGIEVPHAHVHLIPLNSMQDMNFANKKQFRKEEFEEVAEKIRSAYNAS from the coding sequence ATGGAAGCTTCGATATTCACTAAGATCGTAAACGGAGAGATACCGGCCTACAAGGTGGCCGAGGACGACCGCTACCTGGCCTTTCTGGATGTATTCCCGACCGCCAAGGGCCATACCCTGGTAATACCGAAGCAGCAGATTGACTATATCTTTGACCTGGACGATGAGCTATACCTGGGCCTGATGGCCTTCGCTAAGAAGGTGGCGGCGGCCGTTGAGAAGGTGGTGCCCTGCAAGCGCATAGGCGTGGCCGTGGTAGGTATAGAAGTTCCGCACGCGCACGTTCACCTCATCCCGCTCAACAGCATGCAGGACATGAATTTCGCCAATAAGAAGCAGTTCAGAAAAGAGGAGTTCGAAGAAGTAGCCGAAAAAATACGAAGCGCCTACAATGCTTCTTAA
- the rsmA gene encoding 16S rRNA (adenine(1518)-N(6)/adenine(1519)-N(6))-dimethyltransferase RsmA — translation MSNVRPKKHLGQHFLVDQNIAIKIVEQLTLPGGVQDVLEIGPGMGVLTQYLLQHKEYRTTVVDIDRESIAYLQQHFPQLGDRIISADFLKTDLSTLFPGRFAVIGNFPYNISSQIFFKVLEHRDVVPEVVCMIQKEVAERLASPPGSKAYGILSVLLQAFYKISYKFTVSEHVFNPPPKVKSAVISLVRNNVERLACDEKLFHQVVKLSFGTRRKTLRNSLRSYNLPPEVQALPVFDKRAEQLSVQDFVELTQLIEQNIKQ, via the coding sequence GTGAGCAACGTAAGACCTAAGAAGCACCTGGGCCAGCACTTCCTGGTAGACCAGAACATCGCGATAAAGATAGTGGAGCAACTCACGCTGCCCGGCGGCGTGCAGGATGTGCTGGAGATTGGCCCGGGCATGGGCGTGCTCACGCAGTACCTGTTGCAGCACAAAGAATACCGTACCACGGTGGTGGATATCGACCGGGAGTCGATCGCCTACCTGCAGCAGCACTTCCCGCAGCTCGGCGACCGCATCATCTCCGCCGACTTCCTGAAAACCGACCTGAGCACCCTGTTCCCGGGCAGGTTCGCCGTTATAGGCAACTTCCCCTACAACATATCGAGCCAGATATTCTTTAAAGTGCTGGAGCACCGCGACGTGGTGCCGGAGGTGGTGTGCATGATCCAGAAGGAGGTGGCTGAGCGGCTGGCCTCGCCGCCGGGCTCCAAAGCCTACGGCATCCTGAGCGTGCTGCTGCAGGCCTTCTATAAGATCAGCTACAAGTTTACGGTGAGCGAGCATGTGTTTAACCCGCCACCGAAAGTGAAATCGGCGGTCATAAGCCTGGTGCGCAATAACGTGGAAAGGCTGGCTTGCGACGAGAAGCTTTTCCACCAGGTGGTGAAATTAAGTTTTGGAACCCGCCGTAAGACGCTGCGTAACTCCCTCCGAAGTTATAACTTGCCGCCCGAAGTGCAGGCCCTGCCTGTTTTCGATAAGCGGGCCGAGCAGCTTTCGGTGCAGGATTTCGTGGAGCTGACACAACTGATAGAGCAGAACATAAAGCAATAG
- the ruvC gene encoding crossover junction endodeoxyribonuclease RuvC: MAYSTALPPHKLILGIDPGTQVMGYGLIEVTGAKVQVLQFGVIHLKSYSNHAIKLKKIFDRMIQLIDEYLPDELAIESPFYGTNVQSMLKLGRAQGVAIAAALSRDIPYVEYAPKKIKQSITGNGNASKEQVAAMLMQILKIQEVPKLLDATDALGVALCHHYQKGNNAKQGGKSWKSFLADNPDRLAGK, from the coding sequence ATGGCTTACTCTACTGCACTACCACCCCATAAACTCATCCTAGGCATTGACCCCGGCACACAAGTAATGGGCTACGGCCTGATCGAAGTGACTGGCGCTAAGGTGCAGGTGCTGCAGTTCGGCGTTATCCACCTGAAAAGCTACAGTAACCACGCCATCAAGTTAAAGAAAATTTTTGACCGGATGATACAGCTCATCGACGAGTACCTCCCCGACGAGCTGGCCATCGAGTCGCCTTTCTACGGCACCAACGTGCAAAGTATGCTCAAGCTGGGCCGCGCGCAGGGCGTAGCCATCGCCGCCGCCCTCTCCCGCGACATCCCTTACGTGGAGTATGCGCCCAAGAAGATCAAGCAATCTATCACCGGTAATGGTAACGCTTCCAAGGAGCAGGTAGCGGCGATGCTGATGCAGATCCTCAAGATCCAGGAGGTGCCGAAATTGCTCGACGCCACCGATGCGCTGGGCGTGGCGCTCTGCCACCATTACCAGAAAGGCAATAATGCCAAGCAGGGCGGCAAGTCGTGGAAGAGCTTTTTGGCGGATAACCCGGATAGGCTGGCGGGGAAGTAA
- a CDS encoding glycosyltransferase, translating into MTWLLLLLLSLLWYSWIILSRWLAWKQLPATTAPAAFQPSTRLTVIIPVRNEAENILYLLQDLDRQHYPKELLEVLVVDDHSDDETPALVEQFMLGSRTSVRCIQLGNYVKYSGKKAAVQVGVEQAQGELLLFTDGDCRVGPEWLRSYSYLYKTERPYFISGPVSFHHTHTPFERMQLVEFSSLIGIGGASIAMGHPNMCNGANLAYRKDVFKEVGGFAGNEAVASGDDEFLLHKVHQAFPGRVKFLRSAEAIVYTTARKSLISFIQQRVRWASKWKSYQSLQVQLVALCVFLVNLLLFLAIPLALWGSMPVWVFLSAYLTKFAVDFLFLREITDFLQARRYLWYILPLQLVYIPYVLVTAVLGLWGRYNWKGRTIRTYDQQRV; encoded by the coding sequence ATGACGTGGCTGCTCCTGCTCCTGCTCTCGCTGCTCTGGTATAGTTGGATTATTCTGAGCCGCTGGCTGGCCTGGAAGCAGCTACCTGCCACTACTGCTCCTGCTGCTTTTCAACCCTCCACCCGCCTTACCGTTATCATTCCTGTGCGTAACGAGGCTGAGAATATCCTATACTTGCTGCAGGACCTGGATCGCCAGCATTACCCCAAGGAACTGCTGGAGGTGCTGGTGGTGGACGACCACTCCGATGATGAAACGCCTGCCCTGGTAGAGCAGTTTATGCTCGGTTCCAGGACTTCTGTAAGGTGTATTCAGTTGGGGAATTATGTAAAGTACAGCGGCAAGAAAGCAGCCGTGCAGGTGGGGGTGGAGCAGGCGCAGGGCGAGCTGTTGCTGTTTACTGACGGCGACTGCCGGGTGGGACCGGAGTGGCTGCGCAGCTATTCTTATCTCTACAAAACAGAGCGGCCATATTTTATCAGCGGACCGGTTAGTTTCCATCACACCCATACCCCTTTTGAGAGGATGCAACTGGTGGAGTTCTCCAGCCTGATCGGAATAGGGGGTGCCTCCATTGCGATGGGCCACCCAAACATGTGCAACGGCGCGAACCTGGCCTACCGCAAGGATGTTTTTAAGGAGGTGGGCGGTTTTGCAGGCAATGAAGCCGTAGCCAGCGGCGACGATGAATTCCTGCTGCACAAGGTGCACCAAGCCTTTCCGGGGCGGGTAAAGTTCCTGAGGAGTGCTGAAGCGATAGTTTATACTACGGCACGTAAATCACTGATTTCTTTCATACAGCAGCGGGTTCGGTGGGCCAGCAAATGGAAGTCTTACCAAAGCTTGCAGGTGCAGCTGGTGGCGCTATGTGTTTTCCTGGTAAACCTGCTACTTTTCCTGGCTATACCGCTGGCACTGTGGGGCAGCATGCCGGTCTGGGTCTTTTTATCGGCGTATCTTACCAAATTTGCTGTTGATTTCTTATTTTTAAGAGAGATAACAGATTTCCTGCAGGCGCGCCGCTACCTCTGGTACATACTGCCCCTGCAGTTGGTATACATCCCATATGTGCTTGTTACAGCTGTTTTAGGCCTCTGGGGCCGCTACAACTGGAAAGGCCGAACCATCAGAACCTATGACCAACAACGAGTTTGA
- the pdxA gene encoding 4-hydroxythreonine-4-phosphate dehydrogenase PdxA, with amino-acid sequence MDNKYKIKLGISIGDTNGIGPEVIAKTLSDNRILNYCTPVIYASAGVLNTVRKALHSEHFNYQQVDSAQALAPRKVNLITCWDHDLELNPGTPTPESGKASLDSLLAASRDLKGGLLDGLVTAPINKDNIQAEEFKFPGHTEFLTSYFDAPESLMLLVSGDLRVATVTGHMPVKDVPGKITEQLLIRKLTILLNSLRNDFGILKPRVAVLGLNPHAGEQGLLGTEDMEIIRPTIMQMKERGHLVFGPYPADGFFGMQQYRQVDAVLAMYHDQGLIPFKTLAFESGVNYTAGLPIVRTSPDHGTAYDIAAKHVANETSFREALFLACDIIRKRQLEANPVV; translated from the coding sequence ATGGATAACAAGTATAAAATAAAACTAGGCATCAGCATCGGCGACACCAACGGCATTGGCCCGGAGGTGATCGCGAAGACCTTGTCTGACAACCGCATCCTCAACTACTGCACACCGGTGATATACGCTTCTGCTGGTGTCCTGAACACCGTACGCAAGGCGCTGCACTCGGAGCATTTCAACTACCAGCAGGTGGACTCGGCACAGGCCCTAGCCCCCCGTAAGGTAAACCTGATTACCTGCTGGGACCACGACCTGGAGCTGAACCCCGGCACGCCAACCCCGGAGTCGGGCAAGGCATCGCTGGACTCGCTGCTGGCTGCCTCCCGGGATCTGAAGGGCGGATTGCTGGATGGCTTGGTCACGGCTCCTATTAATAAAGACAACATACAGGCCGAGGAGTTTAAGTTTCCGGGCCACACGGAGTTCCTGACCTCTTACTTTGATGCACCCGAGAGCCTGATGCTGCTCGTGAGCGGCGACTTGCGCGTGGCTACCGTTACGGGGCATATGCCCGTGAAGGACGTGCCCGGCAAAATCACCGAGCAACTGCTGATCCGTAAGCTGACCATACTGCTGAACTCGCTTCGCAACGATTTCGGCATACTCAAGCCGCGCGTGGCCGTGCTGGGCCTCAACCCGCACGCCGGCGAGCAGGGCCTGCTGGGCACTGAGGATATGGAGATCATCCGCCCGACGATTATGCAGATGAAAGAGCGTGGCCATTTGGTATTCGGCCCCTACCCTGCCGATGGCTTCTTTGGCATGCAACAGTACCGCCAGGTAGACGCCGTGCTGGCCATGTACCACGACCAGGGACTGATTCCGTTTAAAACGCTGGCCTTTGAGAGCGGGGTAAACTATACGGCCGGCCTGCCCATTGTGCGCACCTCGCCCGACCACGGCACCGCCTATGACATTGCAGCAAAGCACGTTGCCAATGAAACCTCTTTCCGCGAAGCGCTGTTCCTTGCCTGCGACATTATCCGCAAGCGCCAGCTGGAGGCAAATCCTGTAGTATAA
- the mgtE gene encoding magnesium transporter, with amino-acid sequence MQVEITREYIEQVEEAIARQDREFILSTMDEMHPADIITVLYELDANESRYILDLLPPEIGAEILSDLDEDIRNEFLDKFTSEEIARYVNLMHSDDAVDILNDQSVQTREEVIAHIDNDEQAAAILDLLHYEEDCAGGLMAKELIKVNLNWRVRQCIEEVRRQAERVARIYTVYVVDDRDKLLGRVSVKRLLLSKDDTLVKDIYSEDVISIESYKDESEVVSVMQRYDLEAIPVVNIQGRLLGRITIDDVVDVMQEQAELSRQLMTGITESVEEDDSVLRISRARLPWLIIGMVGGLLAAHFMGFYEDDIALLPAIALFVPLITATGGNVGIQSSSIIIQTLSSNEVIFDNIAQRMLKVFLVALLNALIISILVFSATYLFKSDIRLAVVVSVALFSVVMLASLMGTITPMILDKFGINPAVAAGPFITTANDLLGLTIYFGIAHVLYNL; translated from the coding sequence ATGCAGGTAGAGATCACACGTGAGTATATTGAGCAGGTAGAGGAAGCCATTGCACGCCAGGACCGGGAGTTTATCCTGAGTACCATGGACGAGATGCACCCTGCCGACATCATCACGGTGCTCTACGAACTGGATGCCAACGAGTCGCGCTACATCCTGGACCTGCTGCCACCGGAAATCGGCGCCGAGATTCTGAGCGACCTCGACGAAGACATTCGTAACGAGTTCCTCGACAAGTTCACCAGTGAGGAGATTGCCCGTTACGTCAACCTGATGCATTCCGATGACGCGGTGGATATCCTCAACGATCAGTCGGTGCAGACGCGGGAGGAGGTTATTGCTCATATAGATAATGACGAGCAGGCCGCCGCCATTCTGGACCTGCTGCACTACGAGGAGGACTGTGCCGGCGGTCTGATGGCCAAGGAACTGATCAAGGTAAACCTGAACTGGCGCGTGCGGCAGTGTATTGAGGAGGTGCGGCGGCAGGCGGAGCGAGTGGCGCGCATCTACACCGTGTACGTGGTGGACGACCGCGACAAGCTGCTGGGACGTGTCAGCGTGAAGCGGCTGCTCCTTTCCAAGGACGACACGCTCGTAAAGGATATCTACAGCGAGGATGTGATCTCCATTGAGTCGTACAAGGACGAGAGCGAAGTGGTGAGCGTGATGCAGCGCTACGACCTGGAAGCCATCCCTGTGGTAAACATCCAGGGCCGTCTGCTGGGCCGCATCACCATCGACGACGTGGTGGACGTGATGCAGGAGCAGGCCGAACTCAGCCGCCAGCTCATGACCGGTATAACCGAAAGCGTGGAGGAGGACGACAGCGTGCTGCGTATCTCCCGTGCCCGCCTGCCCTGGCTCATCATTGGCATGGTGGGTGGTTTGCTGGCGGCGCATTTCATGGGTTTCTACGAAGATGATATCGCCCTGCTGCCCGCCATCGCCTTGTTTGTGCCGCTCATTACGGCCACGGGCGGAAACGTGGGCATACAGTCCTCGTCCATCATCATCCAGACGCTCTCCTCCAACGAGGTGATTTTCGATAACATTGCCCAACGTATGCTAAAGGTGTTTCTGGTGGCCCTGCTTAACGCGCTCATCATTTCCATCCTTGTATTTTCAGCCACTTACCTGTTTAAGAGCGATATAAGGCTAGCCGTGGTGGTGTCGGTAGCGCTGTTCTCGGTGGTGATGCTGGCCTCTCTAATGGGCACCATCACTCCGATGATTCTCGATAAGTTTGGCATCAACCCCGCCGTGGCCGCCGGCCCCTTCATCACCACCGCCAACGACCTGCTGGGCCTGACCATTTACTTTGGTATAGCGCATGTGCTGTATAATCTGTAA